From a region of the Gossypium raimondii isolate GPD5lz chromosome 10, ASM2569854v1, whole genome shotgun sequence genome:
- the LOC105778090 gene encoding cytochrome c-type biogenesis CcmH-like mitochondrial protein yields the protein MENKDDEMKKSQVVEARARNISHNVRCTECGSQSIEDSQADIAILLRKLIRDEIQSGKSDKEIYKKLEEEYGETVLYAPKFDLQTAALWLSPLLVAGAAAGVWGYKKHRQKTNVHIMALNLVRGVPLTPKEKETMLDLLIPPPQGLTPSSLWSRWRGR from the exons atggaaaacaaagaTGATGAGATGAAGAAATCACAAGTTGTGGAGGCCAGGGCAAGAAATATCAGCCACAATGTGCGATGTACCGAGTGTGGGAGTCAGTCCATTGAAGATTCACAAGCGGATATTGCAATTCTCCTCAGAAAG TTAATCCGCGATGAGATTCAATCTGGAAAGAGTGACAAAGAGATTTACAAAAAGCTTGAAGAAGAGTATGGAGAGACAGTACTTTATGCCCCTAAGTTCGACCTGCAGACTGCAGCCTTGTGGCTATCACCA CTTCTTGTTGCAGGTGCTGCTGCAGGGGTGTGGGGTTACAAAAAGCACAGGCAAAAGACGAACGTTCATATCATGGCGTTGAACCTTGTTAGAGGTGTTCCATTGACCCCAAAGGAGAAAGAAACTATGCTAGACCTCCTCATACCTCCCCCACAAGGACTTACACCTTCTTCCTTGTGGAGCCGGTGGCGAGGTCGATGA